TTACATCACTCATTGTTGTTTGGTCAATGATTGATcctgaaaaattatttttgtatacaATTTAAAACAGTATATTTTTACACAAGCAAGGTTGTTGTTGATAAGTCTTTATCATTAAATAACTCTCCACTTCCTTGGTCATTTGTTTCCCATTCTCATCACTGAcatttttgttctgtttttctgtttttttaattagagGAAACCTTAATAGCTGAaagaacataaaagaaaaaaacacaacaaGAACCTAAGCTTATTTTTTTCCACTCAAACGAGAATCAAAGACGACAAGAACCTaagcttatttttttttgtctctacACATGGCAAAATCCCAACCTTAAGTCAAAACCTCACAGAAACGCTAGTGATGAGAAACAGAGTGTTAAAACAGAGGAAATGACCAAACTAGAAGCACCATTGCTTGGAGTAAAGCCTCCGGTTCCGGGTGGACTAGGCGCAAGAGGAGCTCCTGGAAATGTATTAGTTCCGTTTGTCGGAGTTGGTGGTGTTGGTCCCACTGGTGTTGCTGGTCCTGCTGGTGGTGCTGGTCCTGTTGGTGGTGTTGGTCCCGTTGGTGGTGTTGGTCCCGTTGGTGGTGTTGTTCCTGCAGAGCTGTTATAAAAACCGAAATGTTTTTTGTCATATTGATGTGAATGAGATATTTAGTTTAATAGAATTGACTATTACCTTGGGCTTGAAGGAAATATGCAACCAGTAGCCAAATCTGCACAAAAGTAACTCATCAAGGCTCACAACTTTAGTCATTAAAGCTATATAGACTTTTAAGGGTAAATGACTTTACTGGAAGGTGGGTTTAGATTGGTAGTAGCAGTTCCAGAGAAGTTGCAGCTTCCAGAGACTTGAGCTGCGTTCTGGAAAAAGCTGTTAACAGCCCAATCACAGTGGCTTTTGACGGTGATTGGTTGATAACAAGGACCCTTTTCTTGGATTGGGTTACAATCTGCTAAGGTTCCACATGCATAGTCTATTGCTGTTTGAAGCTCTTTCTCTCCTATCCCATCGTTGCAGAGACAGTAAATTGCACCTAAAGAAAAAGATCGTTCCTTTACATAAAAGCTTATaataataaaaggaaaagagaGGGGATTAATCAGGAAGTTGGAAGAAGATAGACTTACTTGAAGGTGTTGTCAAGGCCAAGAGAAGCAAGAGACCTAGAAACACTTTCATGATGATTAGTCTTATGATCTCTCTTTAGGGGAAGCACAAAATAGACTTTGACCTTCGACCAACAACCAGGCAGACACCAAAACAAAGATGAtgacttagagagagagatatagagAATTTAAGAGTTATGGACAATGAAAGgtgatttaataaaatatctactGAATAAACTGATTATGAGAAGTATACAtcattttaggaaaaaaaaaaagggggaaaaaaaagaaaagtatattTTCTCTAGGTTCATTTATAACGTACAATAGAAAAGGAAATTGACGAACTACCATTATGCATGGGGAGATATCCGGGGGCCTCTCTGGTTGTTGCATAACGCAACTTTGGTAATTATGCATTTAACGCATTTCTGTTAATGTTAATTATTCGTAGATTTGGTTGATATGCTAGATTTTTTAAGGACCCAAAATCACAACACTTCATCACTTTtgtaatttttcctttttatttatgtagttttggttttatttatagattacTATATTCTGTTAACATATTTGGGACATGTGTCGCCTGTAAAATCCTGATGTATACTATTTctataatttacatattgatGAGTCACAATTTTAAATGGGGTTTGTCACATCTTGATGAAACATTTCAAAGTTAAGTAATATAATGCTATTGTTATTGCTGacaatacaaaagaaaaatataacttttaaacGGTAATTCTGTTGTACACGACTGAAACGGCCATTATAAAGtctttggtttgaatttttatttaacaatCGTTTTGACTATGATCCTTACTGGTACACTGGTGACTGCGGAATGAAACTTTTAGTGTTAAGGTAATAATTTgtctacaaaaacaaaatattactgTAGTATTATAGTATACTGCGTGGTTGTGTGACTTCTGATATGTGTGAGTTGATGACCAAACAGAAGAAGATGAATTGAATATTACGATGAAAGGTGGGATATGTCTTCCCATTATAGTTTTCTCTTTTCACAAGGTAACTAAAAGTATAAGTCATTAACCAACGCTTGTGGTCTAGTGGTCTagtggtgatttttttttgttactagtCTAGTGGTAATTAATACGGTAAAGCTATTTAGATTCCAGTTTTGGCCattggaaaattaaaatttcggcATCAGCAAAGATAGGAAACTGATACGTAAGTTGAAAACATAGACTGTTAACACTTGAATAGTCTAGATTCACTTCGACGGAGATCAGAATACCCtgtataatttcaaaaaaaaaaaagagtataaaTCATTTGTAGTGATAACTTTTTCGATAggttatttgtttgttttgtcgATTTCGCACATGATGTgatattttgtttgaatttgaaaCGTTGTATATCTCGGTTTACTATTCAAAACAACTAAAAGATTTTCATCggaaaataaatttaagaaaatttgaaaagtgaggaaaagaaaagaaaattaaagagTCAacattaatttgtttattttgagaaaatacattaatttgTTTGTGAGCTGAAGTAGCCACCGATGTTGAATGACAAGCAACAAGCAACGAGTTACATGCATGCCACTCCTAAAGAAAACATATCTTCTAATGTAGCTAGTTGCCAATAAGCTACTTGACTGTTTATTGTATTAGTTCCCATGCATAACAAGATAATTCATACGGAACTTTATGGTAATTTATGTTAAATACAAAGGAATTTTGTTAGTAACTATATTCTATTTTAACTCCGTATAACGTGATTGCTTATTGAAGATGTAATTTCTTACGGTGTTCTGATGTAGTTTGTGATGTGCTATAAGACGTGTGTCAAGACATATGTCTAGAAGTTGAGTACCATTAATTGGTTCTTGATTAGATAAGAACATGTTTATATAGTGATAATGTTTTGTTGAATGGCTTAGATAAACCGTCGAAGAAGCGCGAGAGAAACTAGGTTTGGGTGCGCAAGGACGATCGAGCAGCCAACCGCTACCGTTAGACGACCAACCAACAAACGCTTTGCAGAAAGTCaaggtttgtgttttgtgaaTCTTAAATGCTTAACTAAGGAAAGTTACTAAAAATGGTATGTTTCCTTGCAGCAAGAAAAGGCAAAGCAAGACGATGGACTTTCAGACTTAAGTGACATTTTGGGTGATCTTAAAGGCATGGCCATTGATATGGGATCCGAGCTCGACAAGTCAGATAACACACATACATACGTAGTTTCATACATTTTTTATACGTAGAATACTTGTAATTATCATTATTGCGGGGAAATTGCAGGCAAAACAAGGCTCTTGATCATCTTGATGACGATATTGATGAGCTTAACTCTCGTGTTAAAGGAGCTAATCAACGGGCATATCACTTGCTTTCCAAATAAACAACTtaacagaaagaaaaaattactattttccTATACATGTTTGCTCTCTTTACGTTTGTACAGTTAAAAGTTTAGTTCTTTTGTTCATCCTTTGCTATAAAAATTGTCAATATTGTTACTcatttgatttgatttcttCTATAAGCAGTTTTCAGTTATTGATTCTAGTTATGTTTAATCGATTCAAATCCAATCACTGATGTAAACTTGTCTACCAAGTTAAGAATAAAAACCTTAACAGATTGATCCATATGCTATATTACTTGGTTTCACTTTGGTTACAAATATTCTTTaaccataagaaaaaaaaactaaactaaaatcgAACATAAACCTCGTTTGGACATTATTCAGCAATTCAATAATCTATAAAGAAGTTTTGTAGCAAGACCAttcaatgatttaaaatatagtaaaaatgaaacaaaagtttATCAAAtgctaataaaaaaattatagtataaGAGAATATGTTATTTGTTCTATATCCAAAATCAAATAGAAATGATGAACTCTAtgggtccgattggtaatggctgtagctttaaatattttgctgtagaaaaaaatctgtagactttttgctgtggctttagattttattgctgtagaattttattgaagcactaaaaaattgctttgaatatttggctctgcagagcacttgtacagctgtaggatATTTTaagagctgtggtttcaaaaaaaaatttaaagcttgattgctctgaatttggtgctgtGGAAATAAATAGGGCTGTGGACAGCATATTTACACCAAAAAGGCCTTTCAGGCTGTAACATCGTAGAGTGATTCTCGGACAACTCTTCAAACTTGCAAGAATCAGTATTATTATAATGTACTAAAACTTATGCTCCCTTACCGTGGGGAAGAAGATACTATACACAAAACGTGCCCCTAAATAAATTCACTTGTTTAATATCATATCTCCTCGCTCTTGACTGGGATCCAACGGTTACGAGCTGAAGATCCTTTCTTCACCCCCGTAAAATACCCAGCAATGAAACCTAAAACCATACCCATAACCATCAAGCCTGCTGCCTTGACAAACCACGAGCCATCAGATTCAGATTTCCCCACAAGTGTTGCAGATGTAGGAACGTTCTGAACGTTTGAGCTCTCAGTATCGTCTTTACTCCCACTGGTTACTTCCACAGGCGCAGGAGCGGCCGCAGTATCTGAGCTTTTAGCATCGTCTTTGCTCCCGCTGATAACTTCCCCAGTTGCTAACATCTCAACCGTATCGTGAACTTCTCCATCGTGGTTACCCACAAACGAAACAGTGAGCTTGTCTTTGTTTGCAACTAGACGAGTGTACCCAAACTCACCCGTGCGGTACATCGACTCTTCAGGCTGAGGGAATATAGGAAGATCCGGATGGTTCGGTCTAACCGCCCAAACCGATTGCCAATCTTGACCACCCATACCGACCACAAGATGAACCGGGCTTCCTTTCCACAGTTTCCCACAAGTGTTGTTGCTTATCGGACAAAACCTTTCGTATCTATGAACATGTCCCCATATAGCAAGTGTGACTTCGTTCTTCACGAAGAGCGGTTCTAAATGCTCCAACATCTTTTGTCTAATCGTTGTGTCTCTAACCTCGTTGCTCGTGGTGTACATCGGTCTGTGCCCTTGGACAACAACGAACGGAGTCTTGTTCCTGTCCACAGACTCGAGATCTCGCTTTATGTACTCGTACTGAGTCCCTCCTTCAAGAAAGTTCGTCTCGGTAGATATGGAAAGGAAATGGACCGACCCTGCATCATAAGAGTAGTATAGATTCCTTGTCACAGGAGCATTGGTTCCCGTGAGTTCTGTTGAGTTCCCAGGCATGTTGAACTTCAAACTATACGGCACACCACACTCACCACCACCATCGTTTCCGTAAGTAGAAGCTGCCCAATCAGGCTTCCAAGGCTGAGCGGGAAAATCATACTCGTGGTTACCAATGCAAACATGGTAAGGAACTTTGGAGGCAATAGGCTCGATCTGAGCAAAGAACTCATCCCACACCCACGAGTAGCCACGAGCATAGCTTATATCTCCAATGTGTGAAATAAAAGATGGCTTGTCACCAAGAGCTTCGATGTCACGTAGGATCCACTTCACGGTTGATTTACTCTCTTGTTGCGTGCGGATGAAGGTTTTGTAAGGTGTAGCGCAACCCATATCTCCAAATATGAACGCTCTGGTTTCTTGTGCGTACATGTCTCGAGATATGAAGCTATAGATATCGCTCCATCCCTTTGCTTCACTCCCAATCTGATTCACACGACGCAATACATAAGTAACACCAAGAAAATATAGAACACATTATTTATCAATCATGTAATCAAAGACATAAATACCTTTTTTATTATAACtcgaattttatatttaattaaattaattcttTTGTCAAGTTATTAATATACGGAACAGCTACATTCCTCTCGTTTCTTAaggaatatattaaaaatactttttttctccagattgatttttttttaattttattcattcagtttcttttttattcttctGTTTACCTAATTAGTTTAATGGAATTTCAATTCTAAATAAACTGATGATAAAAGAATTAattcatctatcttatatagtACCTAAAATTTCATCTAACTAATACACTTTTTCGGGATGATGATTCTCTGACCATTAATTTCAGAATATCGATCATCGAAACCAACTTTAGGCCATATCGATTATGAATGAGATTGCAGTACATGGATTTGGTTCTCATACTATATTAAGTTAGATATGTTTccaatataaatcaatttgcgATAAATAGATTGGTCTATCTCTTATCTGATTGGTTTACCTGATAGTAGTTCCTAACGGCCGGATTCAAATTCTTCAAAACTGTATGAAAAA
This genomic interval from Brassica napus cultivar Da-Ae chromosome A6, Da-Ae, whole genome shotgun sequence contains the following:
- the LOC106346545 gene encoding PLASMODESMATA CALLOSE-BINDING PROTEIN 3-like, with the protein product MKVFLGLLLLLALTTPSSAIYCLCNDGIGEKELQTAIDYACGTLADCNPIQEKGPCYQPITVKSHCDWAVNSFFQNAAQVSGSCNFSGTATTNLNPPSNLATGCIFPSSPSSAGTTPPTGPTPPTGPTPPTGPAPPAGPATPVGPTPPTPTNGTNTFPGAPLAPSPPGTGGFTPSNGASSLVISSVLTLCFSSLAFL
- the LOC125575839 gene encoding putative SNAP25 homologous protein SNAP30, encoding MLNDKQQATSYMHATPKENISSNINRRRSARETRFGCARTIEQPTATQEKAKQDDGLSDLSDILGDLKGMAIDMGSELDKQNKALDHLDDDIDELNSRVKGANQRAYHLLSK
- the LOC106351268 gene encoding probable inactive purple acid phosphatase 2, giving the protein MILNFSIFFTLFLSIFTSSANAEATLSVSPTTLKRSGDNVTIQWSDVDSPSDLDWLGIYSPPDSPHDHFIGYKFLNASSTSKSGYGSITLPLTNLRSDYTFRIFRWTQSEIDTKHLDHDQNPLPGTKHLLAESEKVTFGSAVDKAEQIHLAYENKPNRMQVTFVAGDGDERFVRYGETKDLLGNSAAARGIRYDREQMCNAPANSSIGWRDPGWIFHTVLKNLNPAVRNYYQIGSEAKGWSDIYSFISRDMYAQETRAFIFGDMGCATPYKTFIRTQQESKSTVKWILRDIEALGDKPSFISHIGDISYARGYSWVWDEFFAQIEPIASKVPYHVCIGNHEYDFPAQPWKPDWAASTYGNDGGGECGVPYSLKFNMPGNSTELTGTNAPVTRNLYYSYDAGSVHFLSISTETNFLEGGTQYEYIKRDLESVDRNKTPFVVVQGHRPMYTTSNEVRDTTIRQKMLEHLEPLFVKNEVTLAIWGHVHRYERFCPISNNTCGKLWKGSPVHLVVGMGGQDWQSVWAVRPNHPDLPIFPQPEESMYRTGEFGYTRLVANKDKLTVSFVGNHDGEVHDTVEMLATGEVISGSKDDAKSSDTAAAPAPVEVTSGSKDDTESSNVQNVPTSATLVGKSESDGSWFVKAAGLMVMGMVLGFIAGYFTGVKKGSSARNRWIPVKSEEI